The nucleotide window AATGTCCCATTGCGTATCAGCAGCAAGAGTTGCTTGACACGATTACGCTTCACCAGGTGCTTGATGTGAAAGACACCGCGAAACGAAAAGCGATTGAACGGAAATTTGTATGCAATGCGCTGATCAACAAAGCTGTAGTACTGGTCAAAAGCAATGCTCCAGCCGGCTTGCCTGTTTTACTTGATGGTCGGGAAGTCGACAGAACAAACGAACATGGCATAGCTCATGTTTATATCGAAATGGCGCCCCAGGCAGAGTTTCAAGTTAAGATCTCAACCACGAGCCAACCAGAGCTTCGTCCCCAGGAGCCATCTCGCGTCTTTCGCATGCCAGAGGGCAAAGAAATTTTGCTTTTTGAACAAGATTTTAGCATCGAGGAAGCCCCCAAAGTTAGAAAACGCAGCAGGCGACGTCGGGTAAAGAAACGCTCTAGCGCGCCTGTTCGTCTGAAATAAAATGAGCAGTTGGCGAACAAAACGAAGCCGAGATAGCAAGATAAAAAACGTTCTCCGGAACGATCAAGGCGCTTTCACCGTCGAGTATCTCGTTGTTACCGTGCTTGTAGCGCTGTCTGCTGGTCTAGCCTTAGCGGCTTTGGGCTTGCCTTTATTATGGTATCATCAATCGTTGTGCTTGTTCATGTTACTACCGTTCCCATAGAAGAAAATCGTTTTGTGCGATGAGTGTCAATTGGAGATGACAGACAACTTACTACTTTTGGGTACTCATGGTCTTGCTCTGGTTGTTGCTCTCGTTGCGGCTGCGTATGACTGGAAAACAGGCCGCATTCCCAATTGGCTTACTTTTTTGGTCTTGCTAGCAGCTTTGTGTTTCTACGGATTCGGGGTGAGTTTAACAGCAGCAGCATTCTCTTTTATTGCAGCCTGTGTGTGCGCCTTAATCCCGGTGCTCTTTTTCTTCATGAATGCGATGGGCGGCGGCGACGTAAAACTTTTTGCAGCACTTGGTGCTTTGTTGGGCATCGGTCTTGGTTTGGAGCTTAATTCACGGCCTATGTGTTTGCGATGCTCTGGGCACTGATTGATCTCGGCCGGCACAAAAAGTTGTCAGAGAGTTTTCGAGCAAGCTTGGTGCTTTTACTCAATATCTTTAGACCTAAAGCAAAGCGTCAACCACTACCCAGCAGCCAGCTTACCGTGCTTCGAATGGGGCCTGCTGTTTTTATGGCAACTGTGACCTGCATTGGGTTGTTTCACTGGCATCGGTCCGTCGAGAATTCACAGCTTGCTAGCCCTCCGGGACGAACAACGAAAGAGCTTCGGCCTGAGGGTAAGATCGTCACCTTTAATGGCCAATCGTTTGAGGTCCTTCGGGGGACCGTTCAGGGTGAACTAGAAGAATCGATCGCTTATTTTAGCAAGTTGTGCGAATCACGCAGCGATGCTGCATACAGTATGCGAAGTATGGTGCATCATTTTCATCGAGACGATCTTGCTATTGTTCTCTGCGGAAAAGACAGTCTTACAAATCCCACCAGAGCTGATGTGCCATTGCTGTATTCCATGACCAGTCTCAACCGGTCAGACTCACGCCTTTCCTACATACGCTACCAATTGGTCGCTACGAAAACATCAACAGCTCGAAAGCAGAAGACAAGCTCAACCCTATGGCTAACGAAAGCCTTGCCGGCAAAGCTTCTTTTCGATGTAGAGGAAGTCGAACAAAAGCGGCACTTGCTTCTTTTTGCTGGCTCATCGGATGACGTCCAACTCAGCAATAAACTGATTCAAGAACGGCTTAGCGAGCGCCACTGGTCAATTCACGAATACAGCCCCGATGAACGCTCGGCTGGTTTCCATGGCGCGGTTGCACACCGCGAAGATGCAACGCTATGGATAGGTCTGGATGCCCTGGAGCATCCTACTGTGCTCACCTTATTGGGGGAGTTCTAGCTTGGAATTGCTAGGGTACTGGATAGAGCTAGCCAAAAGATATTCATAACCTGGCTTAGCCCTTATCTCCTTACATGTCGGGATTACACGCAAATTGACCTGTCATAGACAGTGGGTTAAACCATGATGTACTAAAAATTTCGTGGAGGACATGGGCATGCGAATTAGTTTTATTTCTTGGTTAGTGGTTAGTTTAGCAATGACGGTGGTTTCTTGTTCCAGTGACAGTAGTTCCAGTGGATCAAGCTTGGATGCGGACAAGCAGGTTTCGCGTCTTGATGAAACAGAGCAACAAGTTCTTAAAGATGAAATCGAGGCCACTTTCAGTGACGATGCTACGGGTCTCATTGATTCAGTGTGTACCCTTCTTGGAATCTCGTTTTCTGCTCTTGATACTTCGTTGACTTGTGAAGACTCTAAGGCCGATTGTGTCACAGAGGCGAATTCGAGCAGCAGTGACGATGTAACGGATACTGAGTTTGCAGACGCGGCAGCTAACTGTGATGTTACTGTTGGTGAACTCACCGCCTGTATGCAGGATCTTGTTGACGCTTTTGTTCAATACACACAGGGGCTGACCTGCGATTCAAGCTTGGAAGATCTTGGTGAGCCACCTGCGCAGCCAGCTTCGTGTTCGTTCACTGAACAATGTGCGTTGGCGGATGAGTACTCAGCTCAATTGGACGACCTTCAAGGCGGCATGTAATTTAGTTACGTTGAGCTATGAAGCTATGAAAAAAGGGACACAAGGCATTTGCAGCTTTGTGTCCCTTTTTAATGTGTGCTGTATTATGAGATAAGGGAAGACGATGGCACTATCGCGAATTGGGATTATTCTTTGCTGGAGCATATTGAGTTTGTGTTTGCCCTC belongs to Myxococcales bacterium and includes:
- a CDS encoding prepilin peptidase, coding for MTDNLLLLGTHGLALVVALVAAAYDWKTGRIPNWLTFLVLLAALCFYGFGVSLTAAAFSFIAACVCALIPVLFFFMNAMGGGDVKLFAALGALLGIGLGLELNSRPMCLRCSGH